ttttgTTACTGTGAGTAGTTTGGTATGtgtatatgttttaattaaaatgtgatAGTTTTCTATTAATGAAAGTCATACTTCAACTTCCTTGTTACTCTTTAAATTAAATATGGTGTATCGTTATTAAATAAGTTTAGAATTTATTAGATAGGTTTTACTATTAATTTAGAAGTTATTAATATTGTAGAAACTTGCgttatgaattaaaaatatatacaaattaaatgataatattgcATGGACGTTTTTTATAGAATCGATGCTCGTATGTAATAAATAGCTTATGCTGAAGATGCGTGTAATTATCTTGCgaaatatatttttgcattgATGTATTAATACTTTGAAATAAAACTCTTTACCGTACAAAAGGAATCattcaaaaaattttaaatatcagaATGCTCGTTTATTCAAATAGCTAAGTAggagtaatatataataatatttttgcgctattgtatgaaaaaagaagaagttaggaGCACTATTTATCGTGAAATCATGGaccttaaaaaataaattgatgtaaAAGGGTAAAGTAAATAATTATAGGAGCACTATTTATCGTGAAATTATggactttaaaaaataaattgatataaatgggtaaagaaaataattattcatatgtttttttttgctaaaacattattcatatgttAAATGCTCAGTATATGTATATCAAATTAGTAAATTCAACTTTGCATtcactatataatattatacattttatatgtaTGTTCACTAATATACTATAAACCTATTGGTTCatctagttttttttggtttttgtgggCTATTTTgcacattaaaataaataaaaacattttattgtattttcgaCACATGTAAATCCAATTAAAATCATTGTACTCGTTTCTGTTGATTTACATTAATTTGTCATACTGGTATGATCGGATTGAATATCAACAATATCATAAGAGTTGTTTTTATGACGTATTCATAAGACGAAGAACATGGCATTATTtgcttactaaaatataaaagtatactgttaaaagtattatttttaatttgatctaGACCCACACGACAATATTTCCGCATGTCTATGAGTTACACCAAAAGCCCACATGATCTCCAACTCCAAGTTAATGAAACGCCGCGTTTTAAATGCGGACACGTGTCGGCTTCTCAAGACTCGAATTAGTGACGTGTCCGCCTATTTGGACAGCATAGAAGGGAAAAAACTCAACTTTATATATGAaagatatatatagatagatagatagatgttgttgaattaattagaaaatataataaatgaaatAGTTAGAATTAGTTAAAAagacaaatattattttgtaattcaGTTATAATAGAATAGATAGCTAACTAGTAATGTGTTATAATCGAAAAAAGTACAACATCTCCAATCTCAACGACGCTGGAGCAAACAAGTTCAAAAGCAAGACGTAgggaaacaaaatttatttattcgaAAATTTGATAAGAAAACCACATTCCAAATCCACATTAAGGACGAAACCTTGcgacataaaattaaaacatgtaaATAAAACCAAGAAACTCAAAGCATAGCAACATATTGCAACAATGAGCAGTTTCCCTTCCTACCATGCTTTCAGCATCACTCAAAAGTAATGTCTTTCTGCATCTTATCAGGGACATGCTGTATCTCGACCACACTATATCTTTGCTTAATCGTCTCTCTTCCCACCGGTATTCCTCAGTCTCTAAACATTGTTTATTATGTACACAAAATCTCTTGAATTCTGATCTTCATGTATAAATCTAGCAACAAACAAGCATCATAggcaagtatatatatatatatatatatatatatacatacatatatatctaTGCTTTATAGCTTCTGTATCcgtatttttctttgtttagtAAAGTTTTCATAGATCTTTCGATGACTTGTCACTGCAGTATTGTGCTCGGTGAACTCGTTTATTGCATTTTATTTGCACTTAATTTCATTTGGCAGTGAAATGAAcacacaaacaaactagactagATGCAAAATAGAAAAATCTGCTTGAATTTATTGGTTTGAATCAAGTAAAAGAATTCaacaataaaacttttttttaacagtttccattcttcttcatcttgtcCTCTCGGCCTGCAGATTCTCACATCTTGATGGCTTATTCTCTTGAAAAAGCAACCAAAACACCAACGGCTAAGCAAAAAGCAATGCCTAGACTTTTCTTGAAAATCTCAAACCTCCTTGACAGAAGTCTCTTCACTTCCTCCAGTAACAGCATCATCAGGAATGTAACGTTTCCAGAACGGATGCTGCTTCCACACTCTTCCCATTTCTTCAATAGGAACCCCTTTTGTCTCCGGCAACAAGAAGTAGATGAAGATGGTCATGATCAGAACCATACCTCCAAAGAAGTAGAAGAGACCAAACTTCATGTGACAAAGCATCGTTAGGAAGAATTGTCCAATGAGGAAAGTGAAGAACATGTTGACAGAAACATTGACGGCTTGTCCCGCTGGTCTGATTTCCAACGGACAGATCTCACTTGGTACTAACCATCCTAATGGACCCCATGACCATGCAAATCCTGCAACATATATGCATATGAAAGCTAGCACCCAATCTGCTGTTGCAGGTGTCAAGGTCCCTGATCCTGTGGTTCCAAACTTTGCACCGATCAAGCTACCAACAATGATCTACAAATTCAATGGATCCATCAAAACAATACATGTTAAGGTAACGCAAGCATCATTACAGAACCTGAAGctgtttcgttttttttttttacctggcAAATGATCATTTGGATGCCACCTTCAAGGAATAGAATCCTTCTTCCATACCTGTCAACCGCATAGATGGAGACAAGGGTGGAGACAACATTGACCACACCGGTAATAACCGCAGAGATGAGCGAGGCATCATCTGCGAAACCGAGAGTTTTAAAGAGAACAGGAGCGTAGAACATGATCACATTGATACCAGTGAACTGTTGGAAGAAAGGTATAGCCGAACAGAAAGCAAGAGCTGGTCTGTATTTAGCTTGTAGGAAAAGGTTCTTCCAAGGATGCTCTACTTTTTTAGCAGCCTCACAAGCATCACAAAGATCTTGAAACTCCTCATCGACATTATCAGCCCCACGAATCTTTTGTAACATCTCTCTAGCTTGTTCATACTTGCCTCTCTCGAGCATTGAGTTTGGTGTGTCTGGCAAGACAAAAGATCCTATTACCATCACAACTGCTGGAACAGCAGCTAGACCTAAAGACACCCTCCATCCGTTCCTAGCCATTTGAGATGTTCCGTAGTTGATAAGGTTTGCAATGAGGATCCCGATAGTAATAGCCATTTGAAATCCTATGTTGAGTGCTCCTCTTAGCTTGGCAGGAGCCATCTCTGAGAGGTAAACCGGAGTAGACtgatgaagaaaaagaaagaataccAGTCAGCCATataaaaaccaaaccaaaacaagaaaaagaaaaaaattaaccaaactaAATTGACAAATCGGTTGTTAGGATTATGCATGGGTATTTCGGGTATTGGTTCAGTTCAAATTGGTTGTTTCAGGTATCATGTTCGGATTTTAGGATCTATATAAGAGCCGAGAAAAACCTGCTCAAATAGTTCTCAGTTTGGTTCAAATCTGATCATCAAACTAAGAATCTGCTAATACCCGAAAAATTCGGGACCAGTTTGTTTCTGatttggttcttttttttttgataattcagATAAGATACCgcataattttgataaaatatcgCGTATGATTTTAGTCCGTATAAAAGTCATTCCAAAacctgaaaaataaaaactaaaccaaaccaaaccaaattgaGAAACCGATTACTCGGATCTAAACCACATGAGAATcatgttgactcacctgattagCGAACCCAACACCGACTCCAAGCAACAATCTACCGATGATGAGCATTGCAACGTTCACTGCAAATGCGTTGAATAGAGCACCAATGAGGAAAGCAAGACCTCCAACAAACATGGAGATTTTGCGACCGTACTTCCTTGTCACAACTGAAGCTGCAAAGGAAGACACAAGGGCCGCGAGGTAAAGTGAGGACGTAAACAACTGGAGCAGTTGGTTATCGAATTTGCAGTAAGCAGTCTCGCGCCTAGCATTGTGCATTTGCCTATCCACTTCAGGGAAAAACTTGCTCAAAAACTCCTCCATTGATGTAACTCCTCCTGCACAAGAAAAACATTACATTACTCGAATGTCCACTTCtagaaaagaagaaaacgtaTGTTTAAATTTACAGACCAGAGATTCCGAGGTCGTAACCGAAGAGGAGACCTCCCATGGCAGCCACAATACATGTGATAATGACAAAGCCGGTGACTCCGCCTTCATAgcttcctccaccaccaccatctgATACAAATGCTCCTCCAGCCATTCTTCACTTATTAATTATTTGCTTTATTAGTAATTATTGCCTTTTGCTTTGTTATTCCAACAAACACTTGAGAGCTTGTGATCCAAAACGTAGGTGCTTGTCAGCTTATTAAATATAAGATTTCTCGTGGTCTATTATTAGGTATGGATTGTGATCTGAACTGTTAGAGATTTATCTTGGCTTACGAATAGGGGAAGtggttcttgttttgttttttttacctaTGTTCTTTAAACCCTGTTTTAGTGGAGACTTGACCGTCATTTTATAGAATGTTTTGTTCCTCTTCACAGACAATTTCCGCTCTTATTTCGTTATTACACAAGACTGTGTAAGAGATACGTAGATAGAAAACAACAGTCTCTATCCGAAAATAAAATCTTGTATTAACAAATTGATAATTGCATTGAATTTGATAAAATGATTGGATATAAAGTTTACGGAAGTTGtaagaaaaataaactttttgaagtttatttccGGTTAGGCTGGTTCAGTGATAAGACTGTCTTGTGACTTAAGTTATGACATTAAGTCATTACAGGTCTAGTCATGACATgaatatgttaaaattatattgtgACCTAACATACGGAGCCGAACTGAAACCAAAATTGTTTGTTTTCGGTTTATGTTCGGTTATGATTTTGGTTTAATTCAACAAGATTTGAAAATCAATTTGGTtaccggttcggttcggtttggatgAACCGAATGATtaaccaaacttttttttttataaaaaattaaagaaattatACAAAAACTAAACTAGTTTATACCAAAATTAGACCAATGTAAATCAATACTcaatcaaaccgaaccaaattaaCTGAATTTAACCAAAATGATCCTATTTAAACCGAATTATCAAATTTTTCGGAAAAAAATCGGttacttttggttttaaaattaaaaactgaaattaaCCGATACCCGAATCGAACTAATcgaaatgttattttatttatttcagaattatttttaaaatctttggtTAACCGATAACCAAAACCGActcggtttggttttggtaaaCCGGAGTGGCAGACCTAAAAAAAACCATCATCAAAGAACATAATTTGGACACCTCGCAttgaaaaatattcaaactagATATTGTCAAACAAAGTATTGGCTAAAAGTCATTTATATTTaggaaaatttttatttttactctatatattaGGAAAAATCTACTTTAGAATACATtgaaatttacaaatataaaatcattgcaaccataaacaaaacataaaaaaaaaaagaacatataaAATCATTGCGGGCTTGGATCGTACTTACTTGGGTTGGTTCTTATGGTGTCTGAATCTTTCAGCTAGAGGAGTTTATGATCCATATATGTATTACATAGCCAATTGTAGTTTCTCAATGGTATTCTCGGGTCCATCACGCTTGAGCGTTAGCGTATAAAATCAAGTCAGTTTGGACTTCTAACTTCTGATGTTACCTACCGTTCTAGAGTTTCTCATCAGAAGTTTTTGCCGGTCAACATTTCAGCTGTTTGCTTGTGCATCAACGTTATTTTATTCGACTATCATATGTTCTTTTGAACATTAGCTTTCAGGTCTCAAGTGAAGCGTCTTTCGGGTTCTTTCACCCCATGAACACATCTATCTCTAATTTTGTTGTAATAGccttttatatttataagtttGCCGTTGAATTCACCTCCGATTGTCTTTTATTGGGcgttttgattaatataattgttttggTGACAAAGAAAAGGTTCCAGATTAGTTTTGATTTGAGCTTTTTTTCTAGTCAGTTCTTGTTTGGATTTCGAGTCCGGGTAAAATGTCCAGTTAACTGACGTCTGACTAAGTATTTGCATGTTTGAGTTGGTAGGTTTACAAGAAATCAAACCAGACTAATACCAATTCAATCGCTCTTACATGATTATATCGGTTTTGatcgtctctttttttttctttaagaatCACCACCGGCTTTGGCGACAATAACTGAAGCATAGTTAGCAATGTCAGTCTCAGGGGAATGTTTAAGCCTCGCTATGACCGGCAAAAACTCTGATGACTTCACGAACTGTCTGCAAATCTGGTGGTTCGAACACATTTTAGCTAACGATAAGAGTGCGATCTCGAAAGGTGACACACTTGCTGTCTCTTTCTTTCCCGCGTTAAGGGAAAAAGCTGAGCAATCCGCGACGAACTTCAGGAACGTCTGCATCACAAAATCCCCACATAATACGAGAAATTAGACACCAATTTCGTTGACCCAAAAAAAGACACCAGTTTCATGCCTGAGAAGGCTAAATGAACACAAAAATCCTGACAAGACCCAACACTAAACACAAGGCTTCTTGCATTTGACCTGAAAAGTCTCTGTGAACAAGTTGATGATCCGAGGTTTTGAGCAAATCAATTTTCTAAACTTTCGCTATGGATGACTTGAGActataaaataatgtttaaatgGAGACGAAAGCATTTTAAGTTTCGTGATTGATTACACATATATAGATACTTAACCTGTAAAGCTCCTTTGGAAACCATATCTTCGCAAAGCTTGT
This region of Brassica napus cultivar Da-Ae chromosome C5, Da-Ae, whole genome shotgun sequence genomic DNA includes:
- the LOC106402386 gene encoding sugar transport protein 9; translated protein: MAGGAFVSDGGGGGSYEGGVTGFVIITCIVAAMGGLLFGYDLGISGGVTSMEEFLSKFFPEVDRQMHNARRETAYCKFDNQLLQLFTSSLYLAALVSSFAASVVTRKYGRKISMFVGGLAFLIGALFNAFAVNVAMLIIGRLLLGVGVGFANQSTPVYLSEMAPAKLRGALNIGFQMAITIGILIANLINYGTSQMARNGWRVSLGLAAVPAVVMVIGSFVLPDTPNSMLERGKYEQAREMLQKIRGADNVDEEFQDLCDACEAAKKVEHPWKNLFLQAKYRPALAFCSAIPFFQQFTGINVIMFYAPVLFKTLGFADDASLISAVITGVVNVVSTLVSIYAVDRYGRRILFLEGGIQMIICQIIVGSLIGAKFGTTGSGTLTPATADWVLAFICIYVAGFAWSWGPLGWLVPSEICPLEIRPAGQAVNVSVNMFFTFLIGQFFLTMLCHMKFGLFYFFGGMVLIMTIFIYFLLPETKGVPIEEMGRVWKQHPFWKRYIPDDAVTGGSEETSVKEV